Proteins co-encoded in one Paraburkholderia terrae genomic window:
- a CDS encoding LysR family transcriptional regulator → MELRALRYFVEVVRQQSFTVAAEQMFVTQPTISKMVKALEDETGSPLLLRDGRQMVLTDAGRIVYQRGQDVLAAYAQLQAELHDLDKLGRGELTIGIPPMGGSLFTPAIAAFRQRHPKIELKLFEQGSKAIEAALISGELELGGVLQPVDDMIDVLPMSRQVLWLVARQGSRWDELQEVPLADLASEPFVFYGESLALNDVVLTACRTAGFAPTIVGRSGHWDFMAALVLAGVGIALLPAPYCRRLDAEQFTCRPVVAPEIPWEMAIGWRRKGYLSHAARAWLEVARETLPGLTTDNFTHPLTFDSPTTTPDRAKPPLK, encoded by the coding sequence ATGGAACTGCGCGCGCTCCGCTATTTCGTTGAAGTCGTGCGGCAACAGAGCTTCACCGTCGCCGCCGAGCAGATGTTCGTCACGCAGCCGACCATCAGCAAGATGGTGAAGGCGCTGGAGGACGAAACCGGCTCGCCGCTGCTGCTGCGCGACGGTCGGCAAATGGTGCTGACGGATGCCGGGCGCATCGTCTATCAGCGCGGCCAGGACGTGCTCGCCGCCTACGCGCAGTTGCAGGCCGAACTGCACGACCTCGACAAACTCGGGCGCGGCGAGCTGACGATCGGCATTCCGCCGATGGGCGGGTCGCTGTTCACGCCCGCCATCGCCGCGTTCCGTCAGCGCCATCCGAAGATCGAGCTGAAACTCTTCGAACAGGGCTCGAAGGCCATCGAGGCCGCGTTGATTTCCGGCGAACTGGAACTGGGCGGCGTGCTGCAACCCGTCGACGACATGATCGACGTGCTGCCGATGAGCCGCCAGGTGCTGTGGCTCGTCGCGCGTCAGGGCTCGCGCTGGGATGAGTTGCAGGAAGTGCCGCTCGCCGATCTCGCCAGCGAGCCGTTCGTCTTCTATGGCGAAAGCCTCGCGCTCAACGACGTGGTGCTGACGGCGTGCCGCACGGCCGGTTTCGCGCCGACCATCGTCGGACGCAGCGGGCATTGGGATTTCATGGCGGCGCTGGTGCTGGCGGGCGTCGGCATTGCACTTCTGCCCGCGCCGTATTGCCGGCGGCTCGACGCGGAGCAGTTCACCTGCCGGCCCGTCGTCGCGCCGGAAATTCCGTGGGAAATGGCGATCGGCTGGCGGCGCAAGGGTTATCTGTCGCATGCGGCGCGCGCATGGCTCGAGGTCGCGCGCGAAACGCTGCCGGGACTGACCACCGACAACTTCACGCACCCGCTGACCTTCGACTCGCCCACGACTACGCCGGACCGCGCGAAACCGCCGCTGAAATAA
- a CDS encoding CidA/LrgA family protein: MSPLIARLAASVRLDATSPVAKIGRIAVQSAGIAAVWFAADCVVRRFGLPVPGGVVGLVALLALLFCGGVAPRWVKAGADWLLSDMLLFFIPAAVAAVQYGGLFREDGWRLALVVVAGTLMVMVAVAFAVEQAARLERRLALRRVMVHRSPVERRPVSRNFL, encoded by the coding sequence ATCTCGCCGCTGATCGCCCGTCTTGCCGCTTCTGTCCGTCTCGATGCGACGTCGCCCGTCGCGAAGATTGGCCGGATCGCCGTGCAGAGCGCCGGGATCGCCGCAGTCTGGTTCGCCGCCGATTGCGTCGTGCGCCGTTTTGGCTTGCCGGTGCCGGGCGGCGTCGTGGGCCTCGTCGCGTTGCTCGCACTGCTGTTCTGCGGCGGCGTCGCGCCGCGCTGGGTGAAGGCGGGCGCCGATTGGCTGCTGTCGGACATGCTGCTGTTCTTCATTCCCGCTGCGGTCGCGGCCGTCCAGTACGGCGGCTTGTTCCGCGAAGACGGCTGGCGTCTCGCGCTCGTCGTGGTCGCGGGCACGCTGATGGTGATGGTGGCTGTCGCATTCGCCGTCGAACAGGCCGCGCGGCTCGAACGCCGTCTCGCGCTGCGCCGCGTGATGGTTCATCGCTCGCCCGTCGAACGTCGTCCTGTTAGCCGCAACTTCCTCTAA